The Terriglobales bacterium genome includes a region encoding these proteins:
- a CDS encoding TonB-dependent receptor has protein sequence MLLLCKKLWCSVLLTGLVSGFAVSGYAQSGGSSTSVTGTVLDPSGAVVPGAVVEIRNPVSAFERTTTTNAAGKFTIPNVPFNPYHLTVTGHGFASYAQDVDVRSTVPVNLSIQLAVETAATTLTVEASAEDLLENTPSFHTDVDRALFDKLPLESQSSSVSSLVTLATPGIAADSNGLFHGIGDHAENSFSVDGQPITDQQSKVFSNQIPLDSIESMEVFAGAPPAEFGDKTSVVINVTTRSGQGVTTPHGSVTASYGSFGTTNPGFNLAYGGQNWGNFISVNGLDSGRFLDPPEFRIFHAKGNEENIFDRVDYQLNEANSLHFNLGFTRSWFQTPNSYDAQNATAWNGLVVDNGGIGPDGIPVGPADQRSKINTFNIAPSWTRIISPTTVFTLGGYVRRDQYNYYPSNNPFADLAPAGLQEESVRQDRTLTNAGLHTNISYVKGIHNLKVGATYEHTFLTENDHLGIVDPNFIGGLLDDNGNSCVDANGNPIAPPCTTLAPFDLTRGGSLFLFHGHTDVKELALYLQDTISKGPWSFNLGLRGDFYNGLSSHNEAEPRLGMSYNIKKTNTVLRVSYGRILETPFNENLVLSSIGCASPVLNPLLGCFAQGEVTPISPGWRNEFHTGVEQAFGKYMVASVEYIWKYTHNAYDFSVLGNTPITFPIAWQRSKIPGVAGRVSVPNFHGFTALVVFSSVAARFFNPQVGGAGSVPAAGAPTGVFRIDHDEKFNQTTHLQYQPWKKGPWVGFNWRYDSGLVAGAVPCAGGNCANGPAGDDTVVDASAISPNQQFEAGLFCGSVRATPTTPISSRLGPNLCPAGQYGSTLIKIPAPGTEDDDHNPPRIAARHLFDLAIGHDNIFHGDRFKWSVQFNVINLTNKVALYNFLSTFSGTHYVTPRSYTAQLGFHF, from the coding sequence ATGCTGCTCTTATGCAAGAAGTTGTGGTGTTCGGTTTTGTTAACAGGTCTCGTTTCGGGATTCGCGGTCAGCGGCTACGCGCAGTCAGGCGGAAGCTCGACTTCGGTAACCGGCACGGTGTTGGACCCTTCGGGCGCAGTCGTGCCCGGCGCGGTCGTCGAGATTCGCAACCCAGTCAGCGCCTTTGAACGCACCACCACTACCAATGCCGCAGGAAAATTTACCATCCCCAACGTCCCCTTCAATCCTTATCACCTCACGGTCACCGGTCATGGATTCGCTTCCTATGCGCAGGACGTTGATGTTCGATCCACGGTGCCCGTGAATCTCAGTATTCAGTTGGCGGTGGAAACCGCCGCTACCACCCTGACTGTGGAAGCTTCTGCGGAAGACCTGCTGGAAAACACGCCGTCATTTCACACCGATGTGGATCGCGCGTTGTTCGACAAGCTCCCACTGGAGAGCCAGTCATCATCCGTGAGTTCGCTGGTCACGCTGGCCACACCTGGAATCGCGGCCGATTCCAACGGCTTGTTTCATGGCATTGGCGATCATGCAGAAAATTCCTTCTCCGTTGACGGCCAGCCCATTACCGATCAACAGAGCAAGGTCTTTTCCAACCAAATTCCCCTGGATTCGATCGAGTCGATGGAAGTCTTCGCCGGTGCACCTCCGGCTGAATTCGGCGATAAAACCAGCGTGGTCATCAATGTCACGACCCGCTCGGGCCAGGGCGTTACCACGCCACATGGCAGCGTCACGGCTTCCTATGGATCGTTTGGCACCACCAATCCCGGTTTCAATCTCGCCTACGGCGGACAGAACTGGGGAAATTTCATCTCTGTGAATGGCCTGGACAGCGGCCGCTTCCTCGATCCTCCTGAGTTCCGCATATTTCATGCCAAGGGCAACGAGGAGAATATTTTTGACCGAGTGGATTACCAGTTAAACGAGGCAAATAGCCTTCACTTCAACCTGGGCTTCACCCGCTCCTGGTTCCAGACCCCGAATTCTTACGACGCCCAAAACGCCACCGCGTGGAATGGCCTGGTGGTCGACAATGGCGGGATTGGTCCTGATGGCATCCCCGTCGGTCCTGCCGATCAGCGCTCGAAGATAAATACCTTCAACATCGCTCCCTCCTGGACGCGCATTATCAGCCCAACCACAGTTTTCACTCTCGGGGGTTACGTACGGCGCGACCAATATAACTACTATCCCAGCAACAATCCCTTTGCCGATCTCGCGCCCGCAGGCCTGCAGGAAGAGTCAGTCAGGCAGGACCGCACCCTCACCAATGCCGGGCTTCACACCAACATTTCCTACGTAAAAGGCATCCACAACCTGAAGGTGGGAGCGACTTACGAACACACCTTCCTCACCGAGAATGATCACCTGGGCATCGTCGATCCTAACTTCATCGGCGGGTTGCTCGATGACAATGGCAACTCCTGCGTGGATGCAAATGGCAATCCGATCGCGCCGCCATGCACAACTCTGGCGCCCTTCGACCTCACTCGGGGAGGCAGCCTGTTCTTGTTTCACGGGCACACCGATGTCAAGGAGCTTGCTCTCTACCTGCAGGATACGATCAGCAAGGGACCCTGGTCGTTTAACCTTGGGCTGCGCGGCGATTTCTACAACGGCCTTTCTAGCCATAACGAAGCCGAGCCGCGCCTCGGCATGTCCTACAACATCAAGAAGACCAATACCGTCCTGCGCGTTTCCTATGGTCGCATTCTGGAGACGCCGTTTAATGAAAACCTGGTGCTTTCCAGCATTGGCTGCGCGTCTCCGGTGCTGAACCCACTGCTTGGTTGCTTCGCGCAAGGCGAGGTAACCCCAATCAGTCCGGGCTGGCGGAACGAGTTCCATACCGGTGTTGAACAAGCCTTCGGCAAGTACATGGTGGCCTCCGTCGAGTACATCTGGAAGTACACGCACAATGCCTACGACTTCAGCGTTCTGGGCAACACGCCGATCACCTTTCCCATAGCCTGGCAGCGCTCCAAGATTCCGGGAGTGGCCGGCCGGGTGAGCGTACCTAACTTTCACGGATTCACAGCGCTGGTGGTCTTCTCCAGCGTGGCAGCACGTTTCTTCAATCCCCAGGTGGGTGGAGCTGGTTCAGTTCCGGCAGCGGGAGCGCCTACCGGTGTCTTCCGTATCGATCACGACGAAAAATTCAATCAGACAACCCACTTGCAATATCAGCCTTGGAAAAAGGGGCCTTGGGTAGGCTTCAACTGGCGGTATGACAGTGGTCTGGTAGCCGGTGCGGTTCCGTGCGCAGGAGGTAACTGCGCCAACGGTCCAGCTGGAGACGATACGGTGGTGGACGCATCCGCCATTAGCCCGAATCAGCAATTCGAGGCGGGCCTGTTTTGCGGATCGGTCCGTGCTACCCCAACAACGCCAATCAGTTCGAGGTTGGGTCCGAACCTCTGTCCTGCCGGCCAGTACGGTTCGACATTAATAAAGATCCCGGCACCTGGAACCGAAGATGACGATCACAATCCTCCGCGTATCGCCGCCCGTCATCTATTCGATCTTGCGATCGGCCATGACAACATCTTTCACGGCGATCGTTTCAAGTGGAGCGTGCAATTCAACGTCATTAACCTGACTAACAAGGTAGCGCTCTACAATTTCCTTTCCACCTTCAGCGGAACGCACTACGTCACGCCGCGAAGCTATACCGCCCAACTGGGTTTTCATTTTTGA
- a CDS encoding AsmA-like C-terminal region-containing protein: protein MAAQVPLQLRRRFPIPGWLLVATITVILAISAFALLVRHWPFTESAVVQSLEAASSSKVRIGSFRSLYFPHPGCVARDVAFVHDPGSNGPPLITIRQLAVQSSFLGMLRHHVRTLRIDGMQIQIPRQTDEKFKSTSKFVIDELIANKATLIFPRAEKKPLEFSIHWGRLRNVGGSGAMLFEVRLSNPEPPGEIEASGSFGPWNGADAGHTPLSGHYIFQRADLSIFHGIAGLLSSRGDFEGTLEHIAVQGSADTRNFTVTSSRHKADLKNQFQAVVNATTGETQLQRVDSQFRRTHLVSTGIVAKHEGTHGTLTTLNVCSKAGRIQDLLLLFTKADRSPMTGSTSFCANVSLPAQERPFLRQVELEGDFGIDTGSFTTPQTQENVNKLSAESRDQDDHDPGTVLSGLKGHVKLIDGIATFTDLSFSIPGAFAQMQGTYDVISHQVDLHGTLKMDASLSHTAHGAKALIMKFMEPFFKRKPQGSVVPVKLTGTYEMPSFGLDLNGQKENRTSKRLQQLYATSSH from the coding sequence ATGGCAGCCCAGGTCCCGCTCCAGCTTCGCCGACGCTTCCCGATCCCGGGCTGGCTCCTGGTTGCCACGATAACCGTGATTCTCGCCATAAGCGCCTTCGCCCTGCTGGTGCGACACTGGCCATTCACGGAGTCCGCCGTGGTTCAGTCGCTGGAAGCTGCCAGCTCCAGTAAAGTCAGGATAGGGAGCTTTCGTAGCCTGTATTTTCCCCATCCGGGATGTGTAGCGCGAGATGTCGCCTTTGTGCACGACCCTGGGAGCAATGGTCCGCCGCTTATCACCATTCGCCAACTCGCGGTCCAAAGCTCATTCCTAGGTATGCTGAGGCATCACGTCAGGACGCTCCGAATTGACGGAATGCAGATTCAAATCCCTCGCCAGACTGATGAGAAATTCAAGTCGACCAGCAAGTTTGTAATCGATGAGCTGATCGCCAACAAAGCCACCCTGATATTTCCCCGAGCAGAGAAGAAACCGCTGGAGTTTTCGATTCACTGGGGAAGATTGCGAAATGTTGGAGGTTCGGGAGCGATGCTTTTCGAGGTCCGCCTTTCGAATCCTGAACCTCCTGGAGAGATAGAGGCGAGTGGCAGCTTCGGGCCGTGGAATGGTGCTGATGCCGGCCACACGCCGCTTTCTGGACACTACATTTTTCAACGAGCCGATCTCAGCATTTTCCACGGAATCGCCGGGTTGCTTTCCTCCCGCGGAGACTTCGAGGGCACGCTGGAGCACATTGCGGTGCAAGGTTCCGCCGATACGCGAAATTTCACGGTTACGTCCAGTCGTCACAAAGCCGATCTCAAGAACCAATTCCAGGCCGTAGTAAACGCAACCACTGGCGAAACGCAGCTTCAGCGGGTGGATTCGCAATTTCGCCGCACCCATCTCGTTTCCACTGGAATCGTTGCCAAGCATGAAGGCACACACGGAACTTTGACGACTCTCAATGTCTGTTCAAAAGCGGGAAGAATCCAGGACCTGCTGCTTTTGTTCACCAAGGCGGATCGCTCTCCCATGACCGGCAGTACGAGTTTCTGCGCAAACGTTTCGCTTCCTGCGCAAGAACGTCCGTTCCTAAGGCAGGTAGAGTTAGAAGGCGATTTCGGAATCGATACTGGGAGCTTTACAACACCGCAAACCCAGGAGAATGTGAACAAGCTGAGCGCAGAATCACGAGACCAGGACGATCACGATCCTGGCACCGTTCTTTCCGGCCTGAAAGGCCACGTGAAGTTGATTGATGGGATCGCCACATTCACCGATCTCTCGTTCAGTATTCCCGGCGCTTTCGCGCAGATGCAGGGGACCTATGACGTGATCTCGCACCAGGTCGATCTCCATGGGACACTGAAGATGGATGCGTCTCTGTCTCATACGGCCCACGGGGCAAAGGCATTGATCATGAAGTTCATGGAACCCTTCTTCAAGAGAAAGCCGCAGGGATCAGTGGTCCCAGTAAAGCTCACCGGTACTTATGAGATGCCATCCTTCGGTCTGGATTTGAACGGACAAAAAGAAAATAGGACTTCGAAGCGGCTGCAGCAGCTGTATGCGACCTCTTCTCACTGA